The Silene latifolia isolate original U9 population chromosome 4, ASM4854445v1, whole genome shotgun sequence region AACCCTCAGTGGTACCTTGAACCCCTAATAGCTCTTGGTAATAGTCCTCAAATGCCTTCATTATGCCTTCAGGTGTATTACACAACTGCCCATTGATGTCTTCAATTTGTAACACCTTGTTAGCAAGTTGTCTTTGCCTGATAGCCTTATGGAACATAGCAGAATTGCTATCACCATCTCTAGCCCATTCACACTTGGCTTTTTGTCTCAGAAACTCTATTTTGGCTTTGTGGAGAGTTTGAAAGCTGGCTCTGATGTTATACTCATTATCCCTTAGAGTAGTATTATGGGGATCATCATGCAAATGTCTCTGAGCATTAATCAGTAGTTCATGAGCAATATCAGAGTTCCTCTCAATATCAGAAAAGAGGTCTTTGTTCAATcctttcagattagctttgagcATTTTCAATTTTCTCACCACCTTATACATCCTAGTCCCATACACATTCTCATTCCAACCATTCTCAACAATCATCAAAAAATCAGGTACTCCAGTCCACATATTGAAAAATTTGAAGGGCCTCTTCTGTCTCAAAGTAGTATCACCAGCTCTAATAAAACATGGACAGTGATCATACTCACCCTCAGGAGCATAATGGGCAAAATAATCATGCCATTTAGTCAACCACTCATCATTCACAAGTACCCTGTCAATCCTACTGAAAACCCTAGTAGAGTTAGGTTGTTTATTATTCCATGTAAAAAACGATCCCGTACATTTCATGTCCTGTAATCCACATCTATCAATGGCATCCTGAAAAGGCATAGTTTCAGAGTCCTTAACAGGCAAGCCAATTTTTTCATCCATATGTAGAACATTGTTAAAATCCCCCATAATAATCCAAGGTTCCTTTAGGGTCAATCTCACCATAGCATCCCATAAAGGTATCCTTTCCTCAATTTTGTTAAAACCATACACAAAAGTAACATAGAACATATAATTATTGATAATATCTTCCACCTTCACATGAATGAACTGAGCCTCCATATCCAGAACATTCACTTTGTACTTCCTATCCTTCCAGAGTAACCAAATCCTCCCACCAGCATGATACTGATGATTAGTACAATAATTCCACCCATGACACAGACTATCCACTACCTTATTTAGAGATCCAGGTTTAACCCTGGTCTCAAGAAGCCCAAATAGGTCTACATTAGCATTATGCAGACACCATAGAATATCTTTTTGTTTATCCAAACTATTCAGGCCCCTCACATTCCATACACCAAGGCTACCCATTAGAGGCCGAAGCCTCCCCTCCTTCTCCTTTATCAACCATTGGTGCCACACTAGCCATTTCCTTTTTATAATTCACCATAAACACTCCTTCCTTTCCACCTTGTAATCTAGATTCATGTCTGGTAATCCTAGTTAAGATTCTAGCAGGGGTAAGCACAGGGTTGCTAGTATTCACAGGAGTAATAGTTGGAGTAGTAGTGAACCGCCTCCATTACCCCTGTTGCACTCTAGTCACAATCCCTAGTCTACCAGGTTGTGGATTACTGACCCTTCCTTAGACGGGGGTGGGAATTTGTATGATCAGCATGTGTATTTGTGTGTTCCTTCCTTTTCAAAACCTGTCATTAGGTGGTTGCCTCATTTCTTTGGCAGGTCTGCTATTCCATCCCATCCCTTTTCTGCACTGGGCTTCCTTATGACCTATACCTTTACATTTAGTACAAGTCACAGGTAGCCAGTCATATTCAACTGCCACAGTCACATTCTGTCCCAATTCATCCAGAAAATTGATCTTCTCTGGAAAAATTTGGTCAATCCCTACCTCAACCATCACTCTAGCAAAGCCTAACAAGGTTCTGTCCAAAGTAAGATCATCAACTCTGACAAATTTTCCTATCAGAGATGCCAATTTTTCCAAACATTTAGCCCCCCAGAATTTCAGGTCCAAACCCACCAATTTCACCCAGATAGGAACTGTTTTAACCGAGACTTTGGTGATTTTGGTATTTGGCTCCCAAGGACGCACTATCACCGGCTTACCATCAAATAGAAACATCCCTTTTTCCAGAACTAGCTTCCTATGTTCCAAGGTAGCAAATCTCACCACAAATAACCCATTTGGAAGGAAGGCAATTTTGGAAATCTCATAATCCCTTCATTCCCTCCTAAGGTATCCTTCTAAGGCTCTCCATGGTGGATTAGCCCCCATAACATAACCATAAATCGCAAAAGACCAGTAATCAATCTCCTCCTGAACATCATCAGCAGTAAGCTTAAGGATATTACCTGTTGCAACCGTCTCACCCAAGGGTACAGTTTCCTGAATAGGCTTCTGCACTATAGGTTGCTCCACCAACGGGCTCACCTCTTCGACTTCCTCAGTTACATTCTCCACCACAGGTTCAGTCGTTATCACCGGTTCTGGTATCACTAACCCAGCACTGCGTAATAACGCCGCAACCTCTTCCCTGATTTTAGCAATTTCCACCTGCCGATCATCGTTTAAAATTGATTTATTACTATTAATATCTGAAGTATTAGTATcatttttctttgatttttctGTATTAGTTGattgtatattattattattactgatTTTAGGTTGTGAAACTGTAGATGAATTAGGTTGAGTGGGTTTACTGGATTTGTTCTTCGCCATTGCAAAGAATCTCGCGATCGCCTTCTCTCTCTAACTCATCTCTCAGGAAACCCAGCTtttttgttaggattcttagcattattattattgatttgtaataaacggcggggtttttagaatcgtAGTCTAGCTCTTATTTCAAcattttattttatatgtatttggcgtattattatttatggaacaatgaataaaagattaaatagttaagaaaccgttgtgattttcttttattattcttgttgaatttcaaatgcaaatgcaaatgtccttctattcacattttaaaaaaaataatgggttgtatcctatgaaggattgcctacgtattcattagaaaaaatgaaatcaaaccctgtgcgtagttcgaataaatgtaaaagaataattgttcgaaacaagagcttataatgaacttagaaaaataagcatgtgctttgtacttactcctaaagggagtacaattcaatttattttgatgatatgaggatgtttGAAATGCCAAAGTGAAAGAGCATAGAGACATAAGTTTTAGCTGGCCATGGGCCGGTTTTTTTCCGTGTCGCgtgagcggcacgtgggttacgcgaggcgcgttttctgtCCTATGTTAAGGGtagtatcgtttcaattggtctaaGTTGGTAGGATTAGAAAATTCATTTCCATCTAAGTCTAGAATCCTAACCGCACCCTCtgagagtatggatttgactaagaAAGGTCCAGCCCAGTTGGgcttaaactttcctcgtggatcgacaggtacaagagctctgactgattggagcaccaaatctccttctttgatgttcctgggcttaacccgtttattaaaggctcgtttgatacgcgactgatatgtttgcacattatgtagcGCGCGCAATCTTCATTCATCCAGGAGCATGAGTTCTTCATAGCGATCCCTATTCCATTCAAACACTGGAATTCTACTTTCGAGCAAAATGCGTAGGGATGGGATTTCTAATTCGATTGGGTGTCTgacttccatgccataggttaagaagaaaggagtggccccggTGGGCATCCTAAGCGAGgtgcgataaccccataacgcaaaaggtattttgctaggccaatctcgataattgtcgatcattttcttgaggatcatgacgacatttttgttagccgccTCCACCGCGCCGTTGGTTTGAGGTCTGTAAGGAGAGGAATGTTggtgcttgatcttgtatttggctagcaattgttcagtctcgacctggaaatgtgatccattatcactaatgatttcatgtgggcaaccatatcgacagatgatattggtttgtatgaactttgccacatttttggcggtgagactagtgtaagatgccgcttcgacccatttagtaaagtagtcgatggctaccaaaatgaaacagtgacctcttatcccggctggagtaatctttccgatgatgtcaattccccaagcagaaaatggccaaggagatgtcatggtgtaaagcattgacggaggaacatgttgcacattctcgAAGATTTGGTAATTATGGCAATATCTGACATATTTAATATAATATGACTCCATCgtcgtccagtaatatcccagacgcgtgattttctttgccatcatgggtccagtcatatgaggaccgcattctccatcgtgaacctcttccatcactttctgtgcttgtaattgatcaaggcaacgcaagacgacaccaagaggtgttcttttgtacaactctccctgcatgaggaggtattgagaggctagtaggcgtaggGCGCGTcgtcctctcttatccatatctggtgggtaggtaccattgagcttgaagtttaggattgcttggaaccagggttcctctgGGCTTTCTTACTCATCCGTAAggtggtgtacataggctggttctgacagccgttcgatgcataaaggcatttcgacCATGTTGTCTGCATATTGATCAAggctgcaagtttcgcaagagcgtctgcaaattgttTCTCTTCACGaagtaggtgtagataagtgacctgatcaaagaattgggcaacttgatctatcctagcctgacagggtgctagacttttacttcgaattttccaagatcctatAACATGGTTGATGATCAACGaagagtctccgtgaactcgatgttcttaatgcctaagcttaccgcTGCTTGTAGACCAAAGAGGCAAGCTACATATTccgctgcattatttgtcacctcgaagtcgagtttgacaaaaagtggtgtatgctcgccttcaggagaaatgagcaagactcctattccaaatcctcttaaatttgatgctccatcaaagtaaagatcccaagagtccACATTGGTCTATAGGATATCTTCGTCTGGTAATGACCAAATGTCTATTACTTgggtatcgttgataggattatccgTGAAGAATTCAGCAACGACGCGCCCCTTTATGACGTTTAGGGTACGTATTTAAGGTCGAACTCATAGAACATTAGGGTCCACTTTGCAAAACGACCGTTGAgaacaggtttctcgaagaggtatttgacgggatccattttagaatacaccttgacagagtagctaagcatgtagtggcgtagcttctttgttgcccacacaagagcgaggcaagTTTTTTTGAGAGGTgtgtatttacactcgtattctaagaacttcttactaaggtagtagatagctctttcttcttttccaacagtctgtgcaagcatagcccccatggctgtttcggtgactgtgagatataaaccaagaggttgatctcgttgaggaggcattagTACTATTggcttagccaatatctccttaattctgtcagagaccttttgacaatcgtcgtcccatatggtatgatctgttttcttgagctttttgaaaatcgTCGCCCCCATGGCTTATGTACTGTACCTTGCCCAGAaatcctgtaacctccttctctgtttggggttgtgccatttcgattaaagctttgatctaggatggatcaatttctattcccctctggctgacaacaaatcccagaagcttgcctgacgttactccgaatgcacatttctgaggattgagcctcatgttgtacttgcgcaatcttaggaagaatttgcgaaggttatcgatatgccccttcctgtctttggatttgacaatcatatcatccacgaATACTTAtacctctttatgcatcatgtcatgtagcaatgtggtcgcagtgcgttgatatatagctccagcattgattagcccgaatggcataacagtataacaatatgtgccccactgagtgacgaaggctgttttatgcatgtcttctgtggccattttgatctgattatacgctgcgtacccgtccatgaaggataacaacgcgcgatctgctgtattatctaccaatatgtcgatgtgtggtggagggaagtcgtccttttgacttgctttgttcaagtctctgaaatcaacccaaacccggattcgcccatcttttttgggtacggggactatgatagccacccagtctgaatactaggaaactttgatgaacccggcttttaATTGTTtctcgacttcttctttgatcttaagagcccactcggtcctcatccgacgaagcttctgtttcacaggtttgaaacatggtttgattggaattcgatactctgcaatatccctgtcgatccatggcatgtccttgtaagaccaagcgaaaacgtccttaAACTCATGTAGGAGGttgatgaaattggccctttcggttgggtttaaggtcgtccatatcctaagttcttggggttctaattcggttcctacattgatgggttcggtgttttctataactggtgccccttccccctcttgtaatctctctttaattatatagggaggtaattcgactgagtctgggtcaggatcatcctcattatcatcgtaaatagaattgcattcagaaaaacacaaggagtaagcagaatcagatttattcatattaaaatttgaaaataggtgaaataaagaagccatctgttcagtagtcagtggcggtaaagggacagctgctgggacatttcccaagctactgttattATGCGACGCTATACTAGGAGAACCAatgggatggggagtgacgacagaagaagactctctagTGACTTCTCTGGACTCAGACTctagtagtgaccttgaagagctttccttggttgttagtccacttgatcgactttctccatcctttctgctgattcgaactggcTTCAGTAATTAGTGCTgtcgggttgaaatggtcatcttgaattATCATGGTAATGATATCATCCTGCACAGCTCTGACGAAACGGTCTTCTCCAAACATAAGGCTAACAggttgttcgtctaaacaaggtgtttgacgagttttgacagTAGGAACCGTTTttgaagggatgaagtagcaatcgtggaagacctcgattccagctagttgcattcccttatagtgccaaggctcgggaaacccgtgaaggtattcttgactcccctccctaacgaagtattcatttagggtagggagatagggtcgcatatTGATTCCTCTATCTTTACGATTTTGGAATTGAGtaagcatttctaaggcttctgctttcgtgggcttgtatcccaatcctaatggtatcctttgagagtttccttccttATAAGGCGCAAAGGTATTCTTCTTGGCAGGGTTTAATGGCATTCCTGgaaagtatccctgggacttaagtatgtggttgaccatcatattagagtatgggttgaagtatagatgTGCTAGTTCGCTCTCTACAAGAGTTATGCTCTGAaatcccccaagctcgtatactgagTCTGTGACTACTtgattgcttgacattttctctatcacagccttgataggtgacgaagttgttagaaatatatataatctcattaatttacatattcatatatgttcaaatttatttagacataaaataaatcctagatcttatgcatgcaaactaaagcaagataaaagaagaaatcgtcaatcttacattgaggtttcggatattagggcactaacaagatcaccttcttgttagttcttgagctttcctaatcaTGGATGAataaaaggtccaaaatagaacctctcccaaaagggaatacccaaggaaatcccctaataactaatattattttgtactagaaataatataagttttacataaaaatgacacaaaatattaattttgttctcttgtatttttcggtcaagagaggaaggatttgggagatttttatttctctaagttttcacaagtttagagagaataaaattgttgcttacactagaaaaatgttgtaaaattgtgaatgaataattagaggaaaaaccctctataaTCCCctttagaaaaccggtggggagggtggAGGAGAAccaatgcatgggctcattttcttcccaagaaaatagacttgcatggctacaaataggtgtgtaatcattttgttttccattcaaataattaacacaatttaaacattatactccatccactatttcggcacttttaacattaaatggatggtccattttattttgtcatttgtcaattgtgacatatgtgacatgttacttgacttatgaaattgtaatgtatttttaacatattaaaaatcaacatactcataaaatatgtcatttacaaaattgactagtaattcataattacttgtaccaaaacggtttatcaaattataaattacaacgtcttgtatttataataaattattcattcaatttcaatttcaaattgtttcgtaaacaataattttatctaagtaataaaacaattcaattacttagaccgtatctaatttaatcgaattataataagacacgttaatctcactcacaaatcatccgtcaattttaagtaatttaattaactcgtatcggcatacgattaattaaataatcaataagggtatttccctataggttggacctaaggggatcaactgatcaccaccgtcgcacgacagtaatgtcaaactctagtcagccaatcattaccgatatgtatggaccagttgactgtaaaattttacatcccacatgtattcttaaaatgagatttaaacatgtgatcatcatgatcgacagttgtgatcgcattattgtcggaggacacatattccaacaatctcccacttgtcctcgacaagtgtgcgtcaccaattctcttgtcctattactatctcccactcaatgcaaggtgtctttcaggtcgtacttgcaagtgatcatatcgagagtggtttcctcgatctggagaataactgattgaccggaattatctaccatagataccttcctagcgtggccacgcatttccagttcattactcctcgagtggccctgagatattgttataaccctgacaaggggtggacaattcctatcgcacttattccctttgactagccacaaccatcataacccaaaatatgcccatttgaccccatttacgaaggtcgtagtaacataattcaaagttaatctgaaactgtgccaccttaggcgaacagtctttagtcaaaagaatcgactcattagaatactatagtagctctcgccacgaccaggctatataaatttgccagaactctataagcggtcattagcccgacaaagtgttcctaatgtcgcctatgtgatcgactagtcatctcacatgactccatggcacttgaacttgccatcaatcgcatcacactctagtcacttcgagacgtcacctcatgtaagtgactatgggagaatacaatgctaatccgtgttcactttaacggggttcaattgtctctacagcccgtttggatgtaacaaagtataaggtgagttaatagtaactcaaacgacaaatgtcgacatcacattcgggtagtcaataccatattacaaacTTGTGATGTaaattgtaagtgtgtaaacactagttactcgcaacatgtgtttaacataccatgtgtccatgcgttcaaactcttgaattgcattttcctctattttcatgtttgtctcaaatagcatgaatcttaccaagtacatatctagtttcccaaactaggtacagattctttactttgagagaactttcttgttgtttatcacataacaaaccaaTTATAgtggacgacataacttgcactagtcaagtgttctttcaactcataatgtactaggtatatgatttgtaggatcttgcaacaattgtcaagatgattagcctagcacttctcataagtcctagcaaattttgaaaatactagttttgagtaacttcttactataaccaagtatcttttcaaacttcttatttctctttttagcttaaatagtttaggattttcataaatccttacgcgttttcgaaattcaatatgtgcaacttcttgtcacataagggagtgttctgtcaaacactagaatagctcattagttcttcttgagaattcatgacgattcttctatggcttaccaatgacttatcatgctcttaagcatatgattcattattggacatgtgcatgattattcttatggcggaaacattagtaattttaatcatgtaatcaacctttcttaggttcaatgaatgaccatgacttgccaatggtaattccattttcatcgatatgaataacctacgtttcttgttgatttgatgtgcatatctcaatgcctatccaacgtcccatgatgtgattggatttatcttagtccattttcatccagaattgaaaactcaaatacttctttgtgaaagatagtactagctcgtcattctcaatgagtaatgagttataaattttacaagatgatagctcccactaaatttcatgtcttcacatgataatttcaaactcccactcaattccacatgtttcgtatttgactactaaatcgaaacatttcatgaattgaaatacattttgctttgccaagttatcaagataaaaccatatatgttcccaacatatcttttccaaaatacctattttgaaaaggtttcaatcttaaacttatggaaagagattttaatctctaactcattcatttttataatgatgcgtagcgatgtcattatttaaaagtgaaattCTATTTAAttcacgtccttcaaaataccccttttggaaggaggtttaaccatttcattttcataatgaggttaagtaatgacactagcttggttaacaattaacttagcttttgtagatatcggcatatctttctttgcaacttttagtcataaatctcatttatattcaaggatgcaactttgtttcatttaggcacttaagtaaatattaatattgaaactctatttatatcttaagaacatattcttttggtctcctcgtgtagttatcttaagaacatattcttttgattacttcacttggtctcttttgtcatgtagatctcatctattcgagaccacagatctcatctattcgtgtatactatctatttaggtatacaaatcattctttctttcgagCATACAAatttattctttgtattctttgtgacttcatcatttttctcccactctatctttagaataaatacactagatattcaaagatagcttatgagacacaagtgatgattttgaagtagagggaggactatctcatagattgactaatagattttagatttgatgagtgtacttggtaattgacatttctttaggagagttcatcaactcaacatcactttataattgatcatacgcaagccttaagcttgtggacatataatgaatcccatcattatagttgtctagtGGATCACTTTAattagatgatcatatgtttctatgtgcaagcatataaagacgaatttttagaaaaaacaaatacgataaaaggggtgacttgggttgcaagccaagccaccataatccaaaatacaaccattgttta contains the following coding sequences:
- the LOC141651765 gene encoding uncharacterized protein LOC141651765, with the translated sequence MGSLGVWNVRGLNSLDKQKDILWCLHNANVDLFGLLETRVKPGSLNKVVDSLCHGWNYCTNHQYHAGGRIWLLWKDRKYKVNVLDMEAQFIHVKVEDIINNYMFYVTFVYGFNKIEERIPLWDAMVRLTLKEPWIIMGDFNNVLHMDEKIGLPVKDSETMPFQDAIDRCGLQDMKCTGSFFTWNNKQPNSTRVFSRIDRVLVNDEWLTKWHDYFAHYAPEGEYDHCPCFIRAGDTTLRQKRPFKFFNMWTGVPDFLMIVENGWNENVYGTRMYKVVRKLKMLKANLKGLNKDLFSDIERNSDIAHELLINAQRHLHDDPHNTTLRDNEYNIRASFQTLHKAKIEFLRQKAKCEWARDGDSNSAMFHKAIRQRQLANKVLQIEDINGQLCNTPEGIMKAFEDYYQELLGVQGTTEGFMATIVSRGDRVQQTDWPILSKLPNKEEIKNILFDIPDDKSPGPDGYSSLLL
- the LOC141651766 gene encoding uncharacterized protein LOC141651766, with the translated sequence MFLFDGKPVIVRPWEPNTKITKVSVKTVPIWVKLVGLDLKFWGAKCLEKLASLIGKFVRVDDLTLDRTLLGFARVMVEVGIDQIFPEKINFLDELGQNVTVAVEYDWLPVTCTKCKGIGHKEAQCRKGMGWNSRPAKEMRQPPNDRF